The Streptomyces aurantiacus genome includes a region encoding these proteins:
- a CDS encoding dioxygenase: MAFVTEDNLSDLAVKRWATAHSPRLAELMTALVRHLHAYAREVGLTEEEWAAAVEWLTATGRISDDKRQEFILASDVLGLSTLVVQLNHHFSADATPATVLGPFHIDGSPTAGFGADMSDGIPGTPLFIIGRVLDLDGTPLPDIVLDVWQADTDGAYEAQLPDIDEARLRALYRTRADGTYCVRTIAPRGYAIPMDGPVGDLIGRTDISHFRPAHIHFLIDHPGHEKLITHLFREGSEFLDTDVVFGTKDELIVRFTEEPAGPSPDGGTIDEPYLRAEFDFVLQPRTTDEPQP; this comes from the coding sequence ATGGCCTTCGTGACGGAGGACAACCTCAGCGACCTGGCGGTGAAGCGGTGGGCCACGGCGCACTCTCCCCGGCTCGCCGAGCTGATGACAGCGTTGGTGCGGCACCTCCACGCGTACGCCCGCGAGGTCGGACTGACGGAGGAGGAGTGGGCGGCTGCCGTCGAATGGCTCACAGCGACCGGCCGGATCAGTGACGACAAGCGTCAGGAGTTCATCCTCGCCTCCGACGTCCTGGGTCTGAGCACGCTCGTCGTCCAGCTGAACCATCACTTCTCGGCGGACGCCACTCCGGCGACGGTGCTCGGTCCGTTCCACATCGACGGCTCTCCGACGGCCGGTTTCGGAGCCGACATGTCGGACGGCATTCCGGGCACGCCGCTGTTCATCATCGGCCGGGTCCTCGACCTCGACGGCACGCCTCTGCCCGACATCGTCCTGGACGTATGGCAGGCCGACACCGACGGCGCCTACGAGGCGCAGCTGCCGGACATCGACGAGGCCCGGCTGCGCGCGCTGTACCGGACGCGGGCGGACGGCACGTACTGCGTGCGCACCATCGCGCCACGCGGCTACGCGATTCCGATGGACGGTCCGGTCGGTGACCTGATCGGCAGGACCGACATCAGCCACTTCCGTCCCGCGCACATCCACTTCCTGATCGACCACCCCGGCCACGAGAAGCTCATCACCCATCTGTTCCGGGAGGGTTCCGAATTCCTCGACACCGATGTCGTGTTCGGCACGAAGGACGAGCTGATCGTGCGCTTTACCGAGGAACCGGCAGGCCCCTCCCCTGACGGCGGCACCATCGACGAGCCGTACCTGCGCGCCGAGTTCGATTTCGTGCTGCAGCCCCGGACGACGGACGAGCCGCAGCCGTGA
- a CDS encoding tetratricopeptide repeat protein, with product MTGTPVAEAKALYEAGRYAEAEAESRAVARSRPRDDEYAAVALNIAALATGAQGRHAEALATYDEALPAFSRIFGADHWLTLKLRSDRAQQMTSLGQHAECEAECAAVAEAAGRGTGPEMSLLAAAARNGLVFALNAQGRHQEAEALAREALAARRVRDRASLVLRLGLARSLNGQARHEEALIEAQGADKLYRALPDYQRHPDTGAVELAFATALLGLRRAPDARRQAAAAHDACLASFGPDHRRTVEARTLLEHIDGTRP from the coding sequence ATGACGGGGACGCCTGTGGCGGAGGCCAAAGCCCTTTACGAAGCCGGGCGTTACGCCGAGGCGGAGGCCGAATCCCGTGCCGTGGCCCGATCGCGGCCGCGCGACGACGAGTACGCAGCTGTGGCGCTGAACATCGCCGCGCTCGCGACGGGCGCCCAAGGCCGTCACGCCGAGGCACTCGCCACCTACGACGAAGCGCTGCCTGCCTTCAGCAGGATATTTGGAGCCGATCACTGGTTGACCCTGAAGCTGCGCTCGGACCGCGCCCAGCAGATGACCTCGCTCGGTCAGCACGCCGAGTGCGAGGCAGAATGTGCGGCCGTCGCCGAGGCCGCGGGCCGCGGTACCGGCCCGGAAATGTCACTCCTGGCAGCGGCCGCCCGCAATGGGCTGGTATTCGCCCTCAATGCGCAGGGGCGCCACCAGGAGGCTGAAGCACTCGCCCGCGAGGCCCTGGCCGCCCGTCGCGTACGTGACCGGGCGTCCCTCGTCCTGCGACTCGGCCTGGCTCGCAGCCTCAACGGCCAGGCTCGCCACGAAGAGGCCCTCATCGAGGCGCAGGGGGCCGACAAGCTGTACCGCGCTCTGCCCGATTACCAGCGCCATCCAGATACAGGCGCCGTCGAACTGGCCTTTGCTACTGCCCTGTTGGGGTTGCGGCGCGCTCCCGATGCCCGTCGCCAGGCTGCAGCCGCTCATGATGCCTGCCTGGCCTCCTTCGGCCCGGACCACCGCCGCACCGTTGAAGCCCGAACGCTGCTCGAGCACATCGACGGCACTCGACCGTAA
- a CDS encoding CaiB/BaiF CoA transferase family protein → MSSGSGGSRGPLDGLLVADFSRILAGPYATMLLADLGADVVKVEGPQGDDTRTWTPPARDGVSTYYLGINRGKRSLALDFRDEADARLARELARRADVVIENFKPGGLARYGLDHASVSAGNPGVVYASISGFGAGPGRNVPGYDLMVQAISGLMSLTGDPDGPPYRAGISVFDVMAGNHATIGILAALRHRDATGRGQLVEVNLLSSALTGLVNHSSSYVAGDTVPYRMGNAHPSVFPYEPLPTADQDLIVTAANDGQFRKLCEVLGIPETADDPRFRHNADRTERREELRPLLLERLKTRTALEWFELLVDAGVPCGPINTIDGGFAMAERFGLDPVVEVGEGDRAVPTTRHPIRFSETPAAYRLPPPELDEHGTELRKWLQDLLGDDHA, encoded by the coding sequence ATGAGCAGCGGTTCAGGCGGCTCACGCGGACCGCTCGACGGGCTGCTGGTGGCGGACTTCTCCCGCATCCTCGCCGGTCCGTACGCGACGATGTTGCTCGCCGATCTCGGGGCCGACGTGGTGAAGGTCGAGGGTCCTCAAGGGGACGACACCCGCACGTGGACGCCGCCGGCGCGCGACGGTGTGTCGACCTACTACCTGGGGATCAACCGCGGGAAGCGGTCGCTCGCGCTCGACTTCCGCGACGAGGCGGACGCGCGGCTCGCGAGGGAGCTCGCCCGGCGCGCCGACGTGGTGATCGAGAACTTCAAGCCGGGCGGACTGGCACGGTACGGCCTCGACCACGCCTCGGTGAGCGCCGGAAACCCGGGCGTGGTGTACGCGTCGATCAGCGGTTTCGGAGCCGGACCCGGCCGGAACGTACCCGGCTACGACCTGATGGTGCAGGCGATCTCCGGGCTGATGAGTCTGACCGGTGATCCGGACGGGCCGCCGTACCGGGCGGGGATCTCGGTCTTCGACGTGATGGCGGGCAACCACGCCACCATCGGTATCCTCGCCGCCCTCCGCCACCGCGACGCGACCGGCCGGGGCCAGCTCGTCGAGGTGAATTTGCTGTCGTCGGCGCTGACCGGGCTGGTCAACCACAGCTCCTCCTACGTCGCCGGCGACACCGTGCCCTATCGGATGGGCAACGCGCATCCCAGCGTCTTCCCCTACGAACCGTTGCCGACGGCCGACCAGGACCTGATCGTCACCGCGGCCAACGACGGGCAGTTCCGCAAGCTGTGCGAAGTACTCGGGATCCCCGAGACCGCCGACGATCCCCGCTTCCGGCACAACGCCGACCGCACCGAGCGACGGGAGGAACTCCGGCCCCTCCTGCTCGAACGGCTGAAGACGAGGACCGCCCTGGAGTGGTTCGAGCTGCTCGTCGACGCCGGGGTCCCCTGCGGGCCGATCAACACCATCGACGGCGGATTCGCGATGGCCGAACGCTTCGGACTCGACCCGGTCGTCGAGGTCGGCGAGGGAGACCGGGCCGTACCCACGACACGGCACCCGATCCGCTTCTCCGAGACGCCCGCCGCCTACCGCCTGCCCCCGCCCGAGTTGGACGAGCACGGGACCGAACTGCGCAAGTGGCTGCAGGACTTGCTGGGGGACGACCATGCCTGA
- a CDS encoding lytic polysaccharide monooxygenase auxiliary activity family 9 protein, protein MDCHAHAPRMRSRLTLVLTAFVAALLSVIPWSGTAVAHGSVIDPASRNYGCWLRWGSDFQNPAMAQQDPMCWQAWQADPNGMWNWNGLYRNGSGGNFQAAVPNGQLCSGGRTEGGRYNALDAVGPWKTTDINANFSVNLYDQASHGADYFLVYVTRQGFDPTTQPLTWNDLQLVARTGRYAPSQNYSIPVSTSGYSGRHVVYTIWQASHMDQTYFLCSDVNFR, encoded by the coding sequence ATGGATTGTCATGCGCATGCCCCACGCATGCGGAGCCGACTGACGCTCGTTCTGACCGCCTTCGTCGCCGCGCTGCTCAGCGTCATTCCCTGGAGCGGAACGGCCGTCGCCCACGGCTCGGTCATCGACCCGGCCTCCCGCAACTACGGCTGCTGGCTGCGCTGGGGCAGTGACTTCCAGAACCCCGCCATGGCCCAGCAGGACCCTATGTGCTGGCAGGCCTGGCAAGCCGACCCCAACGGCATGTGGAACTGGAACGGCCTTTACCGCAACGGCTCCGGCGGTAACTTCCAGGCCGCCGTCCCGAACGGCCAGTTGTGCAGCGGAGGGCGGACCGAGGGCGGCCGCTACAACGCGCTCGACGCCGTGGGCCCGTGGAAGACCACGGACATCAACGCCAACTTCAGCGTCAATCTGTACGACCAGGCCAGCCACGGCGCCGACTACTTCCTGGTCTACGTCACCCGGCAGGGCTTCGATCCCACCACTCAGCCCTTGACCTGGAACGACCTGCAGCTGGTGGCACGCACCGGCCGGTACGCGCCCAGCCAGAACTACTCGATCCCCGTGAGCACGTCCGGCTACAGCGGTCGCCATGTCGTCTACACGATCTGGCAGGCGTCGCACATGGACCAGACCTACTTCCTGTGCAGTGACGTGAACTTCCGCTGA
- a CDS encoding DoxX family protein, producing the protein MNLGLLLLRLLLAALLFGHGTQKLFGWFGGAGRAGTAAVFDQWGFVPGRRMVLVAGAAELAGAVSVAAGLLTPGGCAVIVGTMAVAAAATAPNGFWAQKGGCEVPFSYGAVAAVLAFTGPGAWSLDHARGLTELDGYAWGCAALALGLAAAAVPLTARSRVLRSRTTDSTTR; encoded by the coding sequence GTGAATCTCGGGCTGCTCCTGCTGCGGCTGCTGCTCGCCGCGCTGCTGTTCGGCCACGGCACCCAGAAACTGTTCGGCTGGTTCGGCGGTGCCGGGCGGGCCGGGACCGCCGCCGTCTTCGACCAGTGGGGCTTCGTGCCCGGCCGGCGGATGGTGCTCGTCGCCGGGGCGGCCGAACTCGCCGGAGCGGTCTCGGTCGCTGCCGGGCTGCTGACTCCCGGCGGCTGCGCGGTGATCGTCGGCACCATGGCGGTCGCGGCGGCGGCGACCGCGCCGAACGGCTTCTGGGCCCAGAAGGGCGGCTGCGAAGTGCCCTTCTCCTACGGCGCGGTGGCAGCGGTCCTCGCCTTCACCGGCCCCGGCGCCTGGTCACTCGACCACGCCCGCGGGCTGACGGAACTCGACGGCTACGCATGGGGATGCGCGGCACTGGCCCTCGGCCTGGCCGCCGCGGCCGTACCACTGACCGCCCGCTCCCGTGTTCTGCGGTCCCGGACCACAGACTCCACAACGAGGTGA
- a CDS encoding nuclear transport factor 2 family protein: protein MSNSTSRLPRKAVATLLAAATVGAVAGFAPAATATVSASAPSHSGPGLGLDAPYTSPATQQRNKRVAVHVLTQLFEEGNLEVADRYIREDYIQHNPAAPNGREAIKNFIRDWTARFPDHQYNVKRVLAQGNLVLVHSNPVYEPGTRGTAVVDIFRFDPRSGMIAEHWDTVQDVPATSVNGNDMFGTVSNPHTNQPSGPRWSTALSEKIATGYFDTLLVDKNPDAVRYLAPEYYQHNPTIPSGSAGLREQFTNFFRQFPNLIVERKRVIADKDYVAIHAHYRLSPEDRGQSVVDIFRVKKQKNGELKIIEHWDAVQDVPATSANDNTMF from the coding sequence ATGTCGAACAGCACCAGCCGGCTGCCCCGCAAGGCCGTAGCCACCCTCCTGGCTGCGGCGACCGTAGGAGCTGTGGCCGGCTTCGCACCTGCCGCCACGGCCACTGTCTCCGCCTCCGCGCCGTCCCACAGCGGCCCGGGCCTCGGCCTCGACGCCCCGTACACGAGCCCCGCCACGCAGCAGCGCAACAAGCGCGTCGCCGTCCACGTCCTCACCCAGCTCTTCGAGGAGGGCAACCTCGAGGTCGCCGACCGGTACATCCGCGAGGACTACATCCAGCACAACCCCGCCGCGCCCAACGGCCGGGAAGCGATCAAGAACTTCATCCGCGACTGGACCGCGCGCTTCCCGGACCACCAGTACAACGTGAAGCGGGTCCTCGCCCAGGGCAACCTGGTCCTGGTGCACTCCAACCCCGTCTACGAGCCCGGCACCCGTGGCACGGCCGTGGTCGACATCTTCCGATTCGACCCCAGGAGCGGCATGATCGCCGAGCACTGGGACACGGTCCAGGACGTGCCGGCGACCAGCGTCAACGGCAACGACATGTTCGGCACGGTCAGCAACCCGCACACGAACCAGCCCAGCGGCCCGCGCTGGAGCACAGCGCTCAGCGAGAAGATCGCCACCGGTTACTTCGACACCCTCCTCGTCGACAAGAACCCCGACGCCGTCAGGTACCTCGCGCCGGAGTACTACCAGCACAACCCGACCATCCCCAGCGGCTCGGCCGGCCTGCGTGAGCAGTTCACCAATTTCTTCCGCCAGTTCCCGAACCTGATCGTGGAGCGCAAGCGCGTCATCGCCGACAAGGACTACGTCGCCATCCACGCGCACTACCGCCTCAGTCCCGAGGACCGGGGACAGTCGGTCGTGGACATCTTCCGGGTCAAGAAGCAGAAGAATGGCGAGCTCAAGATCATCGAGCACTGGGACGCCGTACAGGACGTCCCGGCCACCTCCGCCAACGACAACACGATGTTCTGA
- a CDS encoding helix-turn-helix domain-containing protein — MRIDLAARLLRDTDNPVGDIAQAVGYRSEFAFSRAFSREQGIAPGHDRRTASVPS; from the coding sequence GTGCGGATCGACCTGGCCGCCCGCCTCCTGCGCGACACCGACAATCCGGTCGGCGACATCGCGCAAGCCGTCGGATATCGGTCCGAGTTCGCCTTCTCGCGGGCGTTCTCCCGGGAACAGGGCATCGCGCCCGGCCACGACCGTCGTACGGCATCAGTGCCGTCCTGA
- a CDS encoding PQQ-dependent sugar dehydrogenase: protein MSPRRWPGPVLLALLLTALTALPATAAPDHAAGPPTSTHTPAHRTGAREAAPAAPLPSLSATTTQVASGLRRPTALVAPDDGSGRLFITEKSGTVRVYHPDTGLERTPLLDITASVDESGNERGLLGIALAPDFADSQEVYLAYTAPPAGAVTLARYRLDDKRLEVLLAQEHAEFSNHNGGQLAFGPDGNLYWSIGDGGGSADPLRAGQRLDTLLGKILRIDVSRACGPLLYCVPDDNPFVDTPGARAEIWLYGLRNPWRFSFDSADGSLWIGDVGQGRWEEVDHLAPGRGGANLGWSCYEGLERFAGGTCPPGEEYTEPVFTYSPYTGGCSVIGGHVYRGREYAGLVGGTYIATDYCSSTVWALRPDGTGGYEQAEIGEMPTQVTSIGTTAEGEFYVVNDLPGGLHRVSFAREEPTCRVERTVRAWGTGTTVDLTLTNTGGAPVNGWTLEFPLALGQTVVSDWNTDLVQGSNTIAAADAGHNATIAAGASVTLGYLAEHTGDASPPPRFTLNGDACAVGR from the coding sequence ATGTCCCCACGCCGCTGGCCCGGGCCAGTTCTGCTGGCCCTCCTGCTGACCGCTCTCACCGCCCTGCCCGCCACCGCGGCCCCCGACCACGCAGCGGGTCCCCCCACCTCGACGCACACACCTGCGCACCGGACGGGAGCGCGGGAGGCCGCACCGGCCGCACCCCTGCCCTCGCTCAGCGCCACCACGACCCAGGTCGCTTCCGGACTGCGCAGGCCCACCGCGCTCGTCGCCCCGGACGACGGCTCGGGCCGGCTGTTCATCACCGAGAAGTCCGGCACCGTCCGCGTCTACCACCCGGACACCGGCCTGGAGCGCACGCCGCTGCTGGACATCACCGCGTCGGTCGACGAATCGGGCAACGAACGCGGGCTGCTCGGCATCGCCCTCGCACCCGACTTCGCCGACAGCCAGGAGGTGTACCTGGCGTACACGGCACCGCCTGCCGGAGCCGTCACGCTCGCCCGCTACCGCCTCGACGACAAGCGCCTGGAGGTCCTGCTCGCCCAGGAGCACGCCGAGTTCAGCAACCACAACGGCGGCCAGCTCGCGTTCGGCCCAGACGGCAACCTGTACTGGAGCATCGGTGACGGCGGAGGCTCCGCGGACCCTCTGCGCGCCGGGCAGCGGCTGGACACCCTGCTGGGCAAGATCCTGCGGATCGACGTCAGCCGCGCCTGCGGACCTCTCCTCTACTGCGTCCCCGACGACAACCCCTTCGTGGACACCCCCGGCGCCCGTGCGGAGATCTGGCTGTACGGCCTGCGCAACCCGTGGCGGTTCTCCTTCGACAGCGCCGACGGCTCGCTGTGGATCGGCGACGTCGGCCAGGGCCGGTGGGAGGAGGTCGACCACCTTGCACCCGGCCGAGGGGGCGCGAACCTCGGCTGGTCCTGTTACGAGGGACTGGAGAGGTTCGCCGGCGGCACCTGTCCTCCCGGTGAGGAGTACACCGAGCCGGTCTTCACCTACTCCCCGTACACCGGTGGCTGCTCGGTCATCGGGGGTCATGTGTATCGCGGCCGGGAGTACGCCGGTCTGGTGGGCGGCACGTACATCGCCACCGACTACTGCTCCTCCACCGTATGGGCGCTGCGCCCCGACGGCACGGGCGGCTACGAACAGGCCGAGATCGGGGAGATGCCCACCCAGGTGACGTCGATCGGAACGACGGCGGAGGGCGAGTTCTACGTGGTCAACGACCTGCCGGGCGGCCTGCACAGGGTGTCGTTCGCGCGGGAGGAGCCGACCTGCCGGGTTGAGCGGACTGTACGCGCCTGGGGCACCGGCACGACGGTCGACCTCACCCTCACCAACACGGGCGGCGCCCCGGTGAACGGCTGGACGCTCGAGTTCCCGCTGGCCCTCGGGCAGACCGTCGTCTCCGACTGGAACACCGACCTGGTCCAGGGCAGCAACACGATCGCGGCTGCCGACGCCGGGCACAACGCCACGATCGCCGCAGGCGCGAGCGTCACCCTCGGCTATCTCGCCGAGCACACCGGCGACGCCTCACCACCGCCACGGTTCACCCTCAACGGGGACGCCTGCGCCGTCGGCCGCTGA
- a CDS encoding amidohydrolase family protein, whose protein sequence is MTIEQPRSEDFAFGRPVLFRNATVLSMDPAIGLLDRGDVLVRGERIEQVGRDLQAPDDAVVVDCAGGILMPGMVDTHRHMWQTALRGLGADWTLSQYFVFYYLTWGKIFRPEDIHAGNLLSGIEALDAGVTTTVDWSHGLQTPEHGDAAVESLRAVPGRFVLAYGNLLGAPWEWARSKEFRSFVDRHFSGRDDMLGLQLAFDVTGDAAFPEKAAFEAARELGLPVTTHAGVWGATNDNGIRLMWDHGFMTPDVTYVHSATLSEDSYHRIAASGGTVSVSAESEHNAGQGYPPTWRLRRHGIPVSLSMDTSVWFSADLFSAMRATLSADRTREHMAAHAAGETVVHHSLRARDVVEWATIGGAGVLGLSDTIGSLTPGKKADLVLLKNDRSPAMYPILHPYGHVVYQATRADVHTVLVNGTVVKYAHELVGVDLERARTAVAATVDYARTTMGEDAWREAVEPEIPTTEVISNPYTYSEYRGEGVAVQNEGA, encoded by the coding sequence GTGACGATCGAACAACCACGCAGCGAGGACTTCGCCTTCGGACGTCCCGTCCTGTTCCGCAACGCGACCGTCCTGTCCATGGACCCCGCGATCGGCCTGCTCGACCGCGGCGACGTGCTGGTCCGCGGCGAACGGATCGAGCAGGTCGGAAGGGACCTTCAGGCACCCGACGACGCCGTGGTGGTGGACTGCGCCGGCGGCATCCTCATGCCCGGCATGGTCGACACCCACCGGCACATGTGGCAGACCGCGCTGCGCGGACTCGGCGCCGACTGGACCCTGTCGCAGTACTTCGTCTTCTACTACCTCACCTGGGGCAAGATCTTCCGTCCCGAGGACATCCACGCCGGCAACCTGCTGTCCGGCATCGAGGCGCTCGACGCGGGTGTGACCACCACGGTGGACTGGTCGCACGGGCTGCAGACGCCCGAGCACGGGGACGCGGCCGTCGAATCGCTGCGCGCGGTGCCGGGCCGCTTCGTGCTGGCCTACGGCAACCTGCTCGGCGCTCCCTGGGAGTGGGCCCGCTCGAAGGAGTTCCGGTCCTTCGTCGACCGCCACTTCTCCGGGCGGGACGACATGCTGGGCCTGCAGCTCGCCTTCGACGTCACCGGTGACGCCGCCTTCCCCGAGAAGGCGGCGTTCGAGGCGGCCCGCGAGCTCGGGTTGCCGGTCACCACCCACGCGGGTGTGTGGGGCGCGACGAACGACAACGGCATACGTCTGATGTGGGACCACGGGTTCATGACGCCGGACGTCACGTACGTACATTCCGCGACGCTCAGCGAGGACTCGTACCACCGGATCGCCGCCTCGGGCGGCACGGTCTCGGTGTCGGCGGAGAGCGAGCACAACGCCGGCCAGGGCTACCCTCCCACCTGGCGGCTGAGGCGCCACGGCATCCCCGTGTCGCTGTCGATGGACACCAGCGTGTGGTTCAGCGCCGATCTGTTCTCGGCGATGCGCGCCACCCTGTCGGCCGACCGCACGCGCGAGCACATGGCGGCCCACGCGGCCGGGGAGACGGTGGTGCACCACAGCCTGCGGGCCCGGGACGTCGTGGAGTGGGCCACGATCGGCGGCGCCGGAGTGCTCGGTCTCAGCGACACCATCGGCTCGTTGACGCCGGGCAAGAAGGCCGACCTCGTCCTGCTCAAGAACGACCGGTCCCCGGCGATGTACCCGATCCTGCACCCCTACGGGCACGTGGTCTACCAGGCCACCCGCGCCGACGTGCACACCGTGCTGGTCAACGGAACCGTGGTGAAGTACGCGCACGAACTGGTCGGCGTCGACCTGGAGCGGGCCCGCACCGCCGTCGCCGCGACCGTGGACTACGCGCGGACCACCATGGGCGAGGACGCGTGGCGGGAGGCCGTGGAGCCGGAGATCCCGACAACCGAGGTGATCTCCAACCCGTACACCTACAGCGAGTACCGCGGCGAAGGCGTCGCCGTGCAGAACGAGGGGGCGTAG
- a CDS encoding LLM class F420-dependent oxidoreductase, which produces MKLGIAMFPADFAVRPDELARAVEDRGFESLFLPEHTHMPATERTRAEVGELPAHFSHTHDLFVALTYAAAATRSLLVGTGICLVPQRDPIVTAKAVASLDALSGGRVLFGVGAGWISEEIAQHGTDPGRRWSVTAERVKAMRWIWGHDVAEFHGEHVRFGPLWSWPKPHRPSGPPVLVGGSLPFVASRVLDFGDEWMPHAGMPVAELAARIAKLRAAGRADGRADDVPVTVFGAEPEPAHLAELRDIGVNRAVRYAPPADPEAVHRFLDQVAPLTAAFSNWPNTTRQST; this is translated from the coding sequence ATGAAACTAGGTATTGCCATGTTCCCCGCGGACTTCGCCGTCCGCCCCGACGAACTCGCCCGTGCGGTCGAGGACCGCGGCTTCGAGTCGCTGTTCCTTCCCGAGCACACCCACATGCCCGCCACCGAACGCACGCGCGCCGAGGTGGGGGAACTGCCCGCGCACTTCTCCCACACCCACGATCTGTTCGTCGCTCTCACCTATGCCGCGGCCGCCACCCGGTCCCTGCTGGTGGGCACCGGCATCTGTCTGGTGCCCCAGCGCGACCCGATCGTCACCGCCAAAGCGGTGGCCAGCCTGGACGCCCTGTCGGGCGGACGTGTGCTGTTCGGGGTGGGCGCCGGATGGATCAGCGAGGAGATCGCCCAACACGGCACCGATCCGGGGCGCCGCTGGAGTGTCACGGCCGAGCGGGTGAAGGCGATGCGCTGGATCTGGGGGCACGACGTCGCCGAGTTCCACGGCGAGCACGTGCGCTTCGGACCCCTGTGGTCCTGGCCCAAGCCCCACCGGCCGTCCGGCCCGCCGGTACTGGTGGGCGGTTCCCTTCCCTTTGTGGCGAGCCGGGTGCTCGACTTCGGGGACGAGTGGATGCCGCACGCCGGCATGCCCGTAGCCGAACTGGCCGCGCGCATCGCGAAGTTGCGTGCCGCGGGACGCGCGGACGGACGCGCCGATGACGTGCCGGTGACCGTCTTCGGGGCCGAGCCGGAGCCCGCGCACCTGGCAGAGTTGCGGGACATCGGCGTGAACCGGGCGGTGCGCTACGCACCCCCGGCCGACCCCGAGGCCGTGCACCGTTTCCTGGACCAGGTGGCTCCGCTGACCGCCGCGTTCTCCAACTGGCCGAACACCACGAGACAGTCAACTTGA
- a CDS encoding citryl-CoA lyase, with protein sequence MPEYPTALGASSLDKITLLGQDLAADVMGEVGFGELAFWLAAQRRPTPGETRVFEAVLAALADHGFTPTAITTRLTYLSAPDSVQGALAAGLLGGGSRFLGVTEDCGRFLHDALSTARGGPPTDEAGWDELALASVRSARAEGRVIPGLGHHVHKKGDPRTPRLFHIAAEEELVGPHLSLFAAIGRIHPHVLGKTLPLNGAGVCGAALADLGLPLELLRAFALLARTAGLIGQLAEEIRNPVANDIFLSVDLNNRAVPPHPADRGEASASG encoded by the coding sequence ATGCCTGAGTACCCGACCGCCCTCGGTGCGTCCTCCCTGGACAAGATCACCCTGCTCGGCCAGGACCTCGCGGCCGATGTGATGGGCGAGGTGGGCTTCGGCGAGCTGGCGTTCTGGCTCGCCGCACAGCGCCGACCCACCCCCGGGGAGACACGGGTGTTCGAGGCCGTGCTCGCCGCTCTGGCCGACCACGGCTTCACCCCGACCGCGATCACGACCAGGCTGACGTACCTGTCGGCGCCCGACTCGGTCCAGGGCGCCCTCGCCGCCGGGCTCCTGGGCGGCGGCTCACGCTTCCTCGGCGTGACCGAGGACTGCGGCAGGTTCCTCCACGACGCCCTGTCGACAGCTCGGGGTGGCCCCCCGACCGACGAGGCAGGCTGGGACGAACTCGCCCTCGCCTCCGTGCGCTCGGCACGAGCGGAGGGCAGGGTGATCCCCGGTCTCGGGCACCACGTACACAAAAAGGGCGACCCCCGCACACCGCGGCTGTTCCACATCGCCGCCGAGGAAGAGCTGGTCGGTCCGCACCTGTCGCTCTTCGCAGCCATCGGCCGAATCCACCCTCACGTTCTGGGCAAAACACTGCCGCTGAACGGCGCCGGCGTCTGCGGCGCCGCGCTCGCCGACCTCGGCCTCCCGCTGGAACTACTGCGCGCCTTCGCCCTGCTCGCCCGCACGGCCGGACTCATCGGTCAGCTCGCCGAGGAGATCCGCAACCCCGTCGCGAACGACATCTTCCTCTCGGTGGACCTCAACAACCGCGCCGTACCGCCGCACCCTGCCGACCGAGGCGAAGCTTCAGCAAGCGGCTGA
- a CDS encoding YceI family protein — translation MAGSIRRHWKRWLIAGVATVAVLCTAGPYIYINYVQEKPPAALSLDDQPGSDSSASSSGSGDVEGAWRVGSGSQAGYRVDEVLFGQNVTALGRAEKVTGELEIEGNRAVSGSFTSDLASVKSDSDQRDGQFRGRVMNTERYPEATFELTEPVDFGSAPAVGEQISAKASGELTVHGETNSVSFELDAQRTADGFRVNGSIPVTFADYGIEAPNFGGIAVEDEGNIEFLLAFDRA, via the coding sequence ATGGCAGGCAGCATCCGCAGGCACTGGAAGCGCTGGCTCATCGCCGGTGTGGCCACCGTCGCCGTGCTTTGCACGGCGGGCCCCTACATCTACATCAACTACGTCCAGGAGAAGCCACCAGCGGCCCTCTCGCTCGACGACCAGCCAGGCTCGGACTCCTCCGCCAGTTCCTCGGGTTCCGGAGATGTCGAGGGTGCCTGGCGGGTGGGCAGCGGTTCGCAGGCCGGTTACCGGGTCGACGAAGTCCTCTTCGGCCAGAACGTCACGGCGCTGGGCCGTGCCGAAAAGGTCACCGGAGAGCTGGAGATCGAAGGCAACCGGGCGGTCAGCGGATCCTTCACCTCCGACCTTGCTTCGGTGAAGAGCGACTCCGACCAGCGCGACGGCCAGTTCCGCGGCCGGGTCATGAACACCGAGCGCTACCCGGAGGCCACCTTCGAGCTCACCGAGCCCGTCGACTTCGGTTCTGCTCCGGCGGTGGGCGAGCAGATCAGCGCCAAAGCCTCAGGTGAGCTGACCGTCCACGGTGAGACCAACTCGGTCTCCTTCGAGCTCGACGCCCAGCGCACCGCCGACGGCTTCCGGGTCAACGGTTCCATTCCGGTCACCTTCGCCGACTACGGCATCGAGGCACCCAACTTCGGCGGGATCGCGGTGGAGGACGAGGGAAACATCGAGTTCCTCCTCGCCTTCGACCGCGCCTGA